GGACAAGCCTCCAGCGCAACAGCCTGCGTGGTGGCTGACGCGGGGGCGCTTGCGCCACGCTCCTCAACACAGGGACGTGTCAGCGGCGCATCCTCCAGCCCGGAGACGGATGAGGATGCACCGAGGAGGTCCTCTTGGTTGAGATGGGCCTCGGGGGACGCAGGAACACGGGGAGCAGGGGCGAATGCGTTCAGCACTCGCTCGTCACACGCCTTCAGCATCGCAGGTAGCTCGTGCTGCAGTGCCTGCACGTCACGCTCGTGCAGGATCTCCATCACGCGGAAAGCCCACTCGCGCAGCGCCTCTCCGCCCAGGAGCGGCAACAGTTGGGCGGCTCCTCCCAGGAATGCCCGCTGCAGTGACTGAACGAGGAGCACATGCCCGGGACGCGCCGCCACCCGCGCTGCCTGCCGCAGCAACTCGAATTCCACCTGCGCGCAGGTTGCACCCGACTCCCAGCGCGCCGCGTCCTGGAGCTGGAAGCACATACTCCCCAGCCGGTCCAGGTCGAGGTCCGAGGCCCTCTCGCAGCAGTCCGCCAGCAGTTCCACCAGCACCTGCCGCTTGAGGCTGAAGCAGCCCTCCAGAAGCCACCGGGCCTTCGGGGAGCGCTCGTCATGCAACGCCAGTCCCAGGTTCTCCAGCGTCAGCGACTCATCCAGCGCCACCGCGCGAGTCCTGCGCCCGGGGTGTTGCACCACCAGGCCCCGTGCCGCCAGCCGACGCAGTGCCTCGCGGATGGTGCCCCGGCTCGACCCATAGCGCTGCGCCAGCTTCGCTTCGGGACCGAATTGCCCGCTCGGGTGCAGCCGCCCCAGCGCGATGTCGCGCTCGATTTGCGCCTCCACATAGGCCACGAGTCCTCCCCGTTCCATCCCCATTCCCCTTCCTCGTCCTAGCATCGCCATCCAACCACAGGGGTCTGACATGGACGCGCGGGCCGCCCCTCCGCGTCGCTTGCCAGGCGAGCGCGCCCCCGGGCCGCATGGGGCGAAAACCTGTCCGACGGTCGGACAGGTTTTGAGGCAACCGGGCCCAGGCGGGCGCCCCAACCTGGTATCCGCGCACGTATGCCGTTGTTCCTCTGTCGGTTTGGCGCGGTCTCGGGCCCAATGCAGAGGAGAGCCTGTCCGACTGTCGGACAGGTTTGAGGTAACCGGACCCAGGCGGGCGCCTCAGCCCGTGGCTCCACCTTGGTATCCGCGCACGTATGCCCTTGTTCCCCTATCGGTCCGGCGCGGCCTCAGGCCCAATGCAGAGGAAAGCCTGTCCGACTCTGTCGGACAGGTTTTGAGGCAAGCGGCCCAGGCGAGCGCCTCAGCCCGCGGCGCCACCTTGGTATCCGCACACGCATGACGTTGCAGTTCGCCACTCCGTTCCGAGAAGCGCGCGTCCTCGGCTGCATGCGATGCGAACCGGTCCGACTGTCCGACAGGTTTTAAGGCGACCGGCCTGG
This DNA window, taken from Corallococcus coralloides DSM 2259, encodes the following:
- a CDS encoding GntR family transcriptional regulator: MAYVEAQIERDIALGRLHPSGQFGPEAKLAQRYGSSRGTIREALRRLAARGLVVQHPGRRTRAVALDESLTLENLGLALHDERSPKARWLLEGCFSLKRQVLVELLADCCERASDLDLDRLGSMCFQLQDAARWESGATCAQVEFELLRQAARVAARPGHVLLVQSLQRAFLGGAAQLLPLLGGEALREWAFRVMEILHERDVQALQHELPAMLKACDERVLNAFAPAPRVPASPEAHLNQEDLLGASSSVSGLEDAPLTRPCVEERGASAPASATTQAVALEACPCVEERAADTTAQVEALEARPCIEAHSADSFASATAQDDSPEALHRGERHGLGASSPTNEPDGMLELCRNVDSHGLCSLEPIAEATEPLGIAPCLGAQALRVELDRGQLLSSAAPGVAPCGVGGACVGRDVMGAAWGNLSDSQTGVGASPQEGASSSPRLHAVAPAETSSGRFATWVRRCMDLWASLGHWTVRFWRSIAHSPGSPIS